The Scophthalmus maximus strain ysfricsl-2021 chromosome 7, ASM2237912v1, whole genome shotgun sequence genome includes a window with the following:
- the pdp2 gene encoding pyruvate dehydrogenase [acetyl-transferring]-phosphatase 2, mitochondrial, whose translation MSGRVCASILQRASSYTLPPSSSVLERVHLVAVPSSQPPRPASLRRLSSTCRPDQLRSSGDEASRSWSRRGRHFSTSEDLDFQLNLMQINSILRSNEQIVSVPEFDGRGLSGVRKFESNQLAANKPNEDRRSAATCLQSKGMLFGVFDGHGGWACAQAVSERLLYYVAVAMMPKKSLEELERCMEHGRPVPPILQWYKHHADLNYRESASLYINHLRVFWQELLDSEEHGEGMNPKDALECAFKRLDADISLEAQVPLSNDLMKSTAIQVAFAGCTACVAHVGVDGIHVANSGDCRAVLGVREEDGSWSALPLSQDHNSNNQAEVERIKALHPPSERDTVVTDERLLGILMPLRSFGDVRFKWSCELQQSILSNLESGVDLDSLNLYQYTPPNYLTPPYLDVTPDITYHKLRPQDHFLILGTDGLWDELGNQEAVRLVGEHQSGIHLQSPVSPSERRLKLGLMLELLLKRRARATPALDANAATHLIRHALGTGEYGELCQGRLAAMLALPEDLARMYRDDITATVVYLNSDLARPCHS comes from the exons ATGTCTGGTCGTGTGTGCGCCAGCATCCTTCAAAGAGCTTCGAGCTACACTctgcctccgtcctcctccgtACTCGAG CGTGTCCACCTCGTAGCGGTTCCTTCCTCTCAGCCTCCTCGACCTGCCTCCCTCCGTCGCCTCTCCTCTACCTGCAGACCAGACCAGCTGCGCTCCAGTGGCGATGAGGCGTCAAGAAGTTGGTCTCGAAGAGGGCGACACTTTTCGACGAGTGAGGATCTCGACTTCCAGCTCAACCTGATGCAAATCAACAGCATTCTGCGATCTAATGAGCAG aTTGTGAGTGTGCCAGAGTTTGATGGCAGGGGTCTCAGTGGTGTGAGGAAGTTTGAGAGTAACCAGCTTGCTGCTAACAAACCTAATGAGGACCGTCGCAGTGCCGCCACCTGCCTACAG TCTAAAGGTATGCTCTTTGGTGTGTTTGACGGCCATGGGGGTTGGGCGTGTGCCCAAGCCGTCAGTGAGCGGCTGCTGTACTACGTAGCAGTTGCAATGATGCCAAAGAAGAGcttggaggagctggagaggtgCATGGAGCATGGCAGACCTGTTCCCCCTATCTTGCAGTGGTACAAACACCACGCAGACCTCAACTATCGCGAATCTGCCTCGCTCTACATCAACCACCTCAGAGTTTTCTGGCAAGAGCTACTGGACAGTGAGGAACATGGTGAGGGCATGAA TCCCAAGGACGCTCTGGAATGCGCCTTCAAACGGCTTGACGCTGACATCTCCTTGGAGGCTCAAGTGCCCCTTTCCAATGACCTGATGAAAAGCACAGCCATCCAG GTGGCGTTCGCCGGTTGCACTGCCTGTGTGGCACATGTTGGCGTAGACGGGATCCACGTGGCGAATTCCGGCGACTGCCGAGCTGTGTTGGGAGTACGGGAGGAGGACGGTTCATGGAGCGCTTTACCCCTATCCCAGGACCATAACTCGAATAACCAGGCTGAGGTGGAGCGAATCAAAGCCCTACACCCGCcctcagagagagacacggtGGTCACAGATGAAAGACTGCTCGGG ATCCTGATGCCCCTGCGTTCATTCGGCGATGTGAGGTTCAAGTGGAGCTGTGAGTTGCAGCAGAGCATTTTATCCAACCTGGAATCTGGAGTGGATCTCGACTCCCTCAACCTGTACCAGTACACTCCGCCCAACTACCTAACTCCACCCTACCTGGATGTGACACCTGACATAACCTATCACAAGCTCAGACCTCAGGACCACTTCCTGATTCTCGGCACCGACGGGCTGTGGGATGAACTCGGAAACCAGGAGGCTGTTCGACTGGTCGGAGAGCACCAGAGTGGGATTCACCTACAG TCTCCAGTTTCACCATCTGAGAGGCGGCTAAAATTGGGTTTGATGCTTGAACTCCTACTGAAACGAAGGGCCCGTGCCACCCCCGCCCTAGACGCCAACGCTGCCACACACCTCATCAGACATGCTCTTGGCACAGGGGAGTACGGGGAACTGTGCCAGGGGAGATTGGCCGCAATGCTCGCTCTGCCCGAGGACCTGGCTCGAATGTACAGGGACGACATCACAGCTACTGTGGTGTATCTGAACTCTGACCTGGCCAGACCTTGCCACAGCtaa
- the terb1 gene encoding telomere repeats-binding bouquet formation protein 1 isoform X1 — protein MDKTGASSCSRNAIRTDLRLLLECLKFQMKCPDLQKQALLTIHSICEKRGDNVDLLRELGGVAFVYNLSKSSVVHSDVKETALFTLGTLAEANVFCKDSLCRKETFADLAGWLIKEDVPLTQKRVSVYLLSVLVANNKLGQSLAQSTGCLDILLALFRTTFPLSKDATSVVANAAHTYQLWASVSSALCGCVNNPQNEEGQRVCVAAFPIIKIWLKQIALERTEIFQSVCSFIAMTVANNCYAQESFSASGGLETLTLSLLRLAPAADMNLLSCQLSVTISKTLSACVTYNSALASGLAQYGIVANLFSLLASPNLLPEDRLSVLLTLSHCTEASEDHQSQLVQCGGLPLIITLVTEDTCEEVRKAATFILQTCKQATMSLVPGLIARHGEDENTEPLTNMESFRSTAWELLCRINQLERKQAKNAEDEQEDKDPPTATKGTVLLHPALPLPLQHKGNIKTIPTAYRQTSTHKHVEAGGDNNVKRPTARNVLIKENASELKTMSSTLSSQEEKAKTSGRDEWCSVCKGATTKLSSHAFSLEGGRERHTADSQLFKPPAPVKHGAPKETKCTDEELQDWDMSDEGEIAAEEHALSHSRCAGCVLPFDKVTSRTFASLQSSCHHSCDMHKALQEATDRFRTRHCSLLLKRENRNVTVGPTEQNSEESVSAAGPQRSREHCKVKEVSLTPMRKGAGKIKSYLPQHHWKKHTGITLTPLHRGAKKETVTSYNKTEEEKEGFLP, from the exons ATGGATAAGACAGGGGCTAGCAGCTGCAGTCGTAATG CCATAAGGACAGACCTCCGCTTGCTGCTCGAGTGTCTGAAGTTTCAGATGAAATGTCCTGATCTGCAGAAACAAGCTCTTCTCACCATTCACTCCATCTGTGAGAAGAGAG GTGATAACGTGGACCTCCTGAGGGAACTGGGAGGTGTGGCGTTCGTGTACAACCTCTCCAAATCCAGTGTTGTTCATTCAGATGTGAAGGAGACTGCGCTCTTCACACTTGGCACTCTGGCAGAGGCCAATG TGTTTTGCAAGGATTCTCTGTGCAGAAAAGAGACATTTGCAGACCTCGCTGGTTGGTTGATTAAAGAAGACGTCCCGCTGACACAGAAGAGAGTGTCTGTCtatttgttgtctgtgttggtaGCCAACAACA AATTAGGACAGTCTTTAGCCCAATCCACTGGCTGCCTGGATATTCTACTGGCCCTCTTCAG GACTACTTTTCCCCTTTCCAAGGATGCTACTTCAGTTGTAGCTAATGCTGCCCACACGTACCAACTCTGGGCGTCTGTGTCTAGTGCTCTCTGTGGATGTGTCAACAATCCTCAGAATG AAGAGGGTCAGCGTGTTTGTGTAGCAGCCTTCCCCATAATAAAAATATGGCTCAAGCAGATTGCTCTGGAACGCACAGAGATTTTTCAATCGGTTTGTTCCTTCATAGCAATGACAGTTGCCAACAACT gCTATGCTCAGGAGAGTTTTTCTGCCTCGGGGGGTTTGGagactctcactctctcactgcTTCGTCTAGCTCCTGCTGCAGATATGAACTTGTTGTCTTGCCAGCTTTCTGTCACTATTTCCAAGACCCTGTCAGCTTGTGTCACTTATAAct CTGCTCTGGCTTCAGGTCTGGCTCAGTATGGCATAGTAGCcaatctcttctctctgctggcCAGTCCAAATCTGCTCCCTGAGGACAGGCTCTCAGTTTTACTTACCCTGAGTCACTGCACTGAGGCGTCTG AGGATCACCAGTCCCAGTTGGTTCAATGTGGAGGCCTTCCCCTCATCATAACGCTAGTCACAGAGGACACATGTGAGGAGGTCAGGAAGGCTGCTACATTCATATTGCAGACCTGCAAACAGGCCA CTATGTCCTTGGTGCCTGGTCTGATAGCAAGACATGGGGAGGATGAAAACACGGAGCCCCTTACAAACATGGAAAGCTTCAGGAGCACAGCCTGGGAGTTGCTTTGCAGGATTAACCAGCTAGAGAGGAAACAGGCAAAG AATGCTGAGGACGAGCAGGAAGACAAAGACCCACCAACTGCAACTAAAGGGACAGTTCTACTGCATCCAGCCTTACCTTTACCTCTGCAGCACAAGGGGAACATTAAAACCATCCCCACAGCATATAGACAGACCAGCACTCATAAGCACGTGGAAGCAGGGGGTGACAACAACGTTAAACGTCCAACTGCCAGAAATGTGCTCATAAAGGAGAACGCCAGTGAACTGAAAACCATGAGTTCCACTTTAAGTTCTCAGGAGGAGAAAGCTAAAACCAGTGGAAGGGATGAGTGGTGTTCTGTGTGCAAGGGTGCCACCACCAAATTGTCTTCTCATGCATTTTCActagagggaggcagagagcgaCACACAGCCGACAG TCAGTTGTTTAAGCCCCCAGCACCAGTGAAGCACGGTGCACCAAAAGAAACTAAGTGCACTGATGAAG AGTTACAGGACTGGGACATGAGTGACGAGGGAGAAATCGCAGCAGAAGAACACGCACTCTCTCATTCCCGGTGTGCAG gctgTGTGTTGCCTTTTGACAAAGTGACCAGTCGCACCTTTGCATCTCTTCAAAGCTCCTGCCATCACAGCTGTGACATGCACAAGGCCCTCCAAGAGGCCACCGATCGATTCAGGACTCGTCACTGCAGCCTTCTGCTCAAGAGAGAGAACCGGAATGTCACTGTGGGGCCAACAGAGCAGAACTCAGAGGAGAGTGTGTCGGCAGCAGGGCCACAAAGAAGCCGCGAACACTGCAAGG TGAAAGAGGTCTCCCTGACTCCCATGCGTAAAGGAGCAGGGAAAATCAAGAGCTACCTGCCACAACACCACTGGAAGAAGCACACTG GCATCACTTTGACTCCACTGCACAGAGGAGCTAAGAAGGAGACAGTCACTTCCTACAACAAGACCG aggaggaaaaggaaggattTCTGCCTTGA
- the terb1 gene encoding telomere repeats-binding bouquet formation protein 1 isoform X3, with protein sequence MDKTGASSCSRNAIRTDLRLLLECLKFQMKCPDLQKQALLTIHSICEKRGDNVDLLRELGGVAFVYNLSKSSVVHSDVKETALFTLGTLAEANELGQSLAQSTGCLDILLALFRTTFPLSKDATSVVANAAHTYQLWASVSSALCGCVNNPQNEEGQRVCVAAFPIIKIWLKQIALERTEIFQSVCSFIAMTVANNCYAQESFSASGGLETLTLSLLRLAPAADMNLLSCQLSVTISKTLSACVTYNSALASGLAQYGIVANLFSLLASPNLLPEDRLSVLLTLSHCTEASEDHQSQLVQCGGLPLIITLVTEDTCEEVRKAATFILQTCKQATMSLVPGLIARHGEDENTEPLTNMESFRSTAWELLCRINQLERKQAKNAEDEQEDKDPPTATKGTVLLHPALPLPLQHKGNIKTIPTAYRQTSTHKHVEAGGDNNVKRPTARNVLIKENASELKTMSSTLSSQEEKAKTSGRDEWCSVCKGATTKLSSHAFSLEGGRERHTADSQLFKPPAPVKHGAPKETKCTDEELQDWDMSDEGEIAAEEHALSHSRCAGCVLPFDKVTSRTFASLQSSCHHSCDMHKALQEATDRFRTRHCSLLLKRENRNVTVGPTEQNSEESVSAAGPQRSREHCKVKEVSLTPMRKGAGKIKSYLPQHHWKKHTGITLTPLHRGAKKETVTSYNKTEEEKEGFLP encoded by the exons ATGGATAAGACAGGGGCTAGCAGCTGCAGTCGTAATG CCATAAGGACAGACCTCCGCTTGCTGCTCGAGTGTCTGAAGTTTCAGATGAAATGTCCTGATCTGCAGAAACAAGCTCTTCTCACCATTCACTCCATCTGTGAGAAGAGAG GTGATAACGTGGACCTCCTGAGGGAACTGGGAGGTGTGGCGTTCGTGTACAACCTCTCCAAATCCAGTGTTGTTCATTCAGATGTGAAGGAGACTGCGCTCTTCACACTTGGCACTCTGGCAGAGGCCAATG AATTAGGACAGTCTTTAGCCCAATCCACTGGCTGCCTGGATATTCTACTGGCCCTCTTCAG GACTACTTTTCCCCTTTCCAAGGATGCTACTTCAGTTGTAGCTAATGCTGCCCACACGTACCAACTCTGGGCGTCTGTGTCTAGTGCTCTCTGTGGATGTGTCAACAATCCTCAGAATG AAGAGGGTCAGCGTGTTTGTGTAGCAGCCTTCCCCATAATAAAAATATGGCTCAAGCAGATTGCTCTGGAACGCACAGAGATTTTTCAATCGGTTTGTTCCTTCATAGCAATGACAGTTGCCAACAACT gCTATGCTCAGGAGAGTTTTTCTGCCTCGGGGGGTTTGGagactctcactctctcactgcTTCGTCTAGCTCCTGCTGCAGATATGAACTTGTTGTCTTGCCAGCTTTCTGTCACTATTTCCAAGACCCTGTCAGCTTGTGTCACTTATAAct CTGCTCTGGCTTCAGGTCTGGCTCAGTATGGCATAGTAGCcaatctcttctctctgctggcCAGTCCAAATCTGCTCCCTGAGGACAGGCTCTCAGTTTTACTTACCCTGAGTCACTGCACTGAGGCGTCTG AGGATCACCAGTCCCAGTTGGTTCAATGTGGAGGCCTTCCCCTCATCATAACGCTAGTCACAGAGGACACATGTGAGGAGGTCAGGAAGGCTGCTACATTCATATTGCAGACCTGCAAACAGGCCA CTATGTCCTTGGTGCCTGGTCTGATAGCAAGACATGGGGAGGATGAAAACACGGAGCCCCTTACAAACATGGAAAGCTTCAGGAGCACAGCCTGGGAGTTGCTTTGCAGGATTAACCAGCTAGAGAGGAAACAGGCAAAG AATGCTGAGGACGAGCAGGAAGACAAAGACCCACCAACTGCAACTAAAGGGACAGTTCTACTGCATCCAGCCTTACCTTTACCTCTGCAGCACAAGGGGAACATTAAAACCATCCCCACAGCATATAGACAGACCAGCACTCATAAGCACGTGGAAGCAGGGGGTGACAACAACGTTAAACGTCCAACTGCCAGAAATGTGCTCATAAAGGAGAACGCCAGTGAACTGAAAACCATGAGTTCCACTTTAAGTTCTCAGGAGGAGAAAGCTAAAACCAGTGGAAGGGATGAGTGGTGTTCTGTGTGCAAGGGTGCCACCACCAAATTGTCTTCTCATGCATTTTCActagagggaggcagagagcgaCACACAGCCGACAG TCAGTTGTTTAAGCCCCCAGCACCAGTGAAGCACGGTGCACCAAAAGAAACTAAGTGCACTGATGAAG AGTTACAGGACTGGGACATGAGTGACGAGGGAGAAATCGCAGCAGAAGAACACGCACTCTCTCATTCCCGGTGTGCAG gctgTGTGTTGCCTTTTGACAAAGTGACCAGTCGCACCTTTGCATCTCTTCAAAGCTCCTGCCATCACAGCTGTGACATGCACAAGGCCCTCCAAGAGGCCACCGATCGATTCAGGACTCGTCACTGCAGCCTTCTGCTCAAGAGAGAGAACCGGAATGTCACTGTGGGGCCAACAGAGCAGAACTCAGAGGAGAGTGTGTCGGCAGCAGGGCCACAAAGAAGCCGCGAACACTGCAAGG TGAAAGAGGTCTCCCTGACTCCCATGCGTAAAGGAGCAGGGAAAATCAAGAGCTACCTGCCACAACACCACTGGAAGAAGCACACTG GCATCACTTTGACTCCACTGCACAGAGGAGCTAAGAAGGAGACAGTCACTTCCTACAACAAGACCG aggaggaaaaggaaggattTCTGCCTTGA
- the terb1 gene encoding telomere repeats-binding bouquet formation protein 1 isoform X2, which yields MKCPDLQKQALLTIHSICEKRGDNVDLLRELGGVAFVYNLSKSSVVHSDVKETALFTLGTLAEANVFCKDSLCRKETFADLAGWLIKEDVPLTQKRVSVYLLSVLVANNKLGQSLAQSTGCLDILLALFRTTFPLSKDATSVVANAAHTYQLWASVSSALCGCVNNPQNEEGQRVCVAAFPIIKIWLKQIALERTEIFQSVCSFIAMTVANNCYAQESFSASGGLETLTLSLLRLAPAADMNLLSCQLSVTISKTLSACVTYNSALASGLAQYGIVANLFSLLASPNLLPEDRLSVLLTLSHCTEASEDHQSQLVQCGGLPLIITLVTEDTCEEVRKAATFILQTCKQATMSLVPGLIARHGEDENTEPLTNMESFRSTAWELLCRINQLERKQAKNAEDEQEDKDPPTATKGTVLLHPALPLPLQHKGNIKTIPTAYRQTSTHKHVEAGGDNNVKRPTARNVLIKENASELKTMSSTLSSQEEKAKTSGRDEWCSVCKGATTKLSSHAFSLEGGRERHTADSQLFKPPAPVKHGAPKETKCTDEELQDWDMSDEGEIAAEEHALSHSRCAGCVLPFDKVTSRTFASLQSSCHHSCDMHKALQEATDRFRTRHCSLLLKRENRNVTVGPTEQNSEESVSAAGPQRSREHCKVKEVSLTPMRKGAGKIKSYLPQHHWKKHTGITLTPLHRGAKKETVTSYNKTEEEKEGFLP from the exons ATGAAATGTCCTGATCTGCAGAAACAAGCTCTTCTCACCATTCACTCCATCTGTGAGAAGAGAG GTGATAACGTGGACCTCCTGAGGGAACTGGGAGGTGTGGCGTTCGTGTACAACCTCTCCAAATCCAGTGTTGTTCATTCAGATGTGAAGGAGACTGCGCTCTTCACACTTGGCACTCTGGCAGAGGCCAATG TGTTTTGCAAGGATTCTCTGTGCAGAAAAGAGACATTTGCAGACCTCGCTGGTTGGTTGATTAAAGAAGACGTCCCGCTGACACAGAAGAGAGTGTCTGTCtatttgttgtctgtgttggtaGCCAACAACA AATTAGGACAGTCTTTAGCCCAATCCACTGGCTGCCTGGATATTCTACTGGCCCTCTTCAG GACTACTTTTCCCCTTTCCAAGGATGCTACTTCAGTTGTAGCTAATGCTGCCCACACGTACCAACTCTGGGCGTCTGTGTCTAGTGCTCTCTGTGGATGTGTCAACAATCCTCAGAATG AAGAGGGTCAGCGTGTTTGTGTAGCAGCCTTCCCCATAATAAAAATATGGCTCAAGCAGATTGCTCTGGAACGCACAGAGATTTTTCAATCGGTTTGTTCCTTCATAGCAATGACAGTTGCCAACAACT gCTATGCTCAGGAGAGTTTTTCTGCCTCGGGGGGTTTGGagactctcactctctcactgcTTCGTCTAGCTCCTGCTGCAGATATGAACTTGTTGTCTTGCCAGCTTTCTGTCACTATTTCCAAGACCCTGTCAGCTTGTGTCACTTATAAct CTGCTCTGGCTTCAGGTCTGGCTCAGTATGGCATAGTAGCcaatctcttctctctgctggcCAGTCCAAATCTGCTCCCTGAGGACAGGCTCTCAGTTTTACTTACCCTGAGTCACTGCACTGAGGCGTCTG AGGATCACCAGTCCCAGTTGGTTCAATGTGGAGGCCTTCCCCTCATCATAACGCTAGTCACAGAGGACACATGTGAGGAGGTCAGGAAGGCTGCTACATTCATATTGCAGACCTGCAAACAGGCCA CTATGTCCTTGGTGCCTGGTCTGATAGCAAGACATGGGGAGGATGAAAACACGGAGCCCCTTACAAACATGGAAAGCTTCAGGAGCACAGCCTGGGAGTTGCTTTGCAGGATTAACCAGCTAGAGAGGAAACAGGCAAAG AATGCTGAGGACGAGCAGGAAGACAAAGACCCACCAACTGCAACTAAAGGGACAGTTCTACTGCATCCAGCCTTACCTTTACCTCTGCAGCACAAGGGGAACATTAAAACCATCCCCACAGCATATAGACAGACCAGCACTCATAAGCACGTGGAAGCAGGGGGTGACAACAACGTTAAACGTCCAACTGCCAGAAATGTGCTCATAAAGGAGAACGCCAGTGAACTGAAAACCATGAGTTCCACTTTAAGTTCTCAGGAGGAGAAAGCTAAAACCAGTGGAAGGGATGAGTGGTGTTCTGTGTGCAAGGGTGCCACCACCAAATTGTCTTCTCATGCATTTTCActagagggaggcagagagcgaCACACAGCCGACAG TCAGTTGTTTAAGCCCCCAGCACCAGTGAAGCACGGTGCACCAAAAGAAACTAAGTGCACTGATGAAG AGTTACAGGACTGGGACATGAGTGACGAGGGAGAAATCGCAGCAGAAGAACACGCACTCTCTCATTCCCGGTGTGCAG gctgTGTGTTGCCTTTTGACAAAGTGACCAGTCGCACCTTTGCATCTCTTCAAAGCTCCTGCCATCACAGCTGTGACATGCACAAGGCCCTCCAAGAGGCCACCGATCGATTCAGGACTCGTCACTGCAGCCTTCTGCTCAAGAGAGAGAACCGGAATGTCACTGTGGGGCCAACAGAGCAGAACTCAGAGGAGAGTGTGTCGGCAGCAGGGCCACAAAGAAGCCGCGAACACTGCAAGG TGAAAGAGGTCTCCCTGACTCCCATGCGTAAAGGAGCAGGGAAAATCAAGAGCTACCTGCCACAACACCACTGGAAGAAGCACACTG GCATCACTTTGACTCCACTGCACAGAGGAGCTAAGAAGGAGACAGTCACTTCCTACAACAAGACCG aggaggaaaaggaaggattTCTGCCTTGA
- the LOC118314919 gene encoding cell surface glycoprotein 1 has product MGNRFSRKRDTPAGGEECAATEQKTAEEPAAEASETTGTQGAAETEGLDVVVGEQVTLVACLECKEMEAPAASATLNDAEPEPVSKETPAPAQPNLLVSISESSPSEAEPAAGPEPVAEAQLAPEPAPEPAPQEGPPSSPEAEVEAVPEPISEPSPVPAEAPEPLTDMLSQESLPDPVLYSTPLIDLAVPDVTPQPVAAPPAPAPVSDPVDADEPSDIPVGDECQDSVEAAASCTFALEKSEEMSESLDKPAVEAKENLEQLVSDAAEESISGLLQNLELGGKDLIPSDVKIPDDTPITDISTSTDLI; this is encoded by the coding sequence ATGGGAAACAGGTTTAGCAGAAAGCGAGACACTCCGGCAGGCGGTGAAGAATGTGCTGCCACCGAACAGAAGACTGCAGAGGAGCCAGCAGCAGAAGCATCTGAGACGACCGGCACTCAGGGGGCTGCTGAGACGGAGGGTTTAgatgtggtggtgggggagcAGGTGACACTGGTGGCGTGTTTAGAGTGTAAAGAGATGGAGGCTCCTGCTGCCTCGGCCACACTCAACGATGCTGAACCGGAACCTGTGTCAAAGGAAACCCCAGCTCCAGCCCAACCTAATCTTCTGGTCTCAATCAGCGAATCATCACCTTCAGAAGCAGAACCTGCTGCAGGGCCAGAACCAGTTGCCGAAGCTCAGCTTGCCCCAGAACCAGCCCCAGAACCTGCTCCTCAAGAAGGGCCCCCCTCAAGTCCTGAGGCAGAAGTTGAGGCTGTCCCTGAGCCCATCTCCGAGCCTTCACCAGTCCCAGCCGAGGCTCCGGAGCCGCTGACAGACATGCTCAGCCAAGAGTCTTTGCCTGATCCAGTGCTCTATTCGACCCCTTTGATTGACCTGGCCGTCCCTGATGTCACCCCTCAACCTGTGGCCGCTCCTCCCGCCCCGGCTCCTGTCTCTGACCCAGTCGATGCAGACGAGCCCTCAGACATCCCAGTGGGCGACGAGTGCCAAGACAGTGTCGAGGCTGCAGCGAGTTGCACATTTGCGCTGGAGAAGTCTGAGGAAATGTCAGAGTCGCTGGATAAGCCGGCAGTGGAGGCCAAAGAGAATTTGGAGCAGCTTGTGAGCGATGCTGCTGAGGAAAGCATTAGTGGACTCTTACAGAACTTGGAGCTGGGAGGAAAGGACCTCATCCCCAGTGATGTCAAGATCCCTGACGACACTCCCATCACAGACATCAGCACGTCTACTGACCTGATCTGA
- the si:ch211-127m7.2 gene encoding uncharacterized protein si:ch211-127m7.2 yields MSDRHRALPSWMSNEDKVKEKKEPLPQRSKRTCARSVFYCMNEKELVEAAVSYLTDGACGDRVALRTGHKVSEKAEDITVKTRMKPASSKTEAKSVTEESSDCGDAQETTYISETDLDTTEVETVPHAESRPRRAPEGQMSGPVQDPAKPEPGKREEPPQTSADVAEEDDDLRLVREIFFT; encoded by the exons ATGTCGGACAGACACCGGGCGCTGCCGTCGTGGATGTCGAACGAGGacaaagtgaaggagaagaaggagccgCTGCCGCAGAGGAGCAAACGGACATGTGCCCG ATCAGTTTTCTACTGCATGAACGAGAAGGAGCTGGTGGAAGCTGCTGTGTCGTATCTTACCGACGGTGCCTGCGGCGACCGTGTGGCTCTGCGGACCGGCCACAAG GTGAGTGAAAAGGCCGAAGACATCACTGTGAAGACGAGGATGAAACCTGCCTCCTCCAAGACGGAAGCAAAGTCAGTGACAGAGGAGTCCTCGGACTGCGGCGACGCCCAGGAGACGACGTACATTTCAGAAACAGACTTGGACACAACTGAGGTGGAAACTGTGCCACACGCAGAGAGCCGACCGCGCCGGGCACCTGAGGGTCAGATGTCAGGACCAGTTCAGGATCCAGCTAAACCGGAGCCCGGAAAACGAGAGGAGCCCCCACAGACATCGGCAGATGTAGCAGAGGAGGACGATGACTTGAGGCTTGTGCgggaaatattttttacctGA